GTGGTGATTTACGATCGGGTGCGGGAAAACATTGCCCAAAATCCCACCGCCCCGATCGATACAGTAGTGAACGATGCGGTGAATCAAACCCTGACCCGATCGCTCAACACCACCGCCAGCACCTTGCTTTCGGTTGTGGCGATCTTCCTGTTTGGGGGTTCCACCCTGCGGGACTTTTCGCTAGCCCTGATCATTGGGTTCATCTCTGGGGCTTACTCCAGTATTTTCATCGCCAGTACCCTGCTAGCCTGGTGGCGATCGCGCCCAGGCTATGTGCCCCCCAAACCTGCCACGGAAACCGAAACCAAGCTCCAAGACTCTATTTAGCCATTCCCTTCTTTGCTGAACTGATTTACTGAGTCGGTTTACTGAATCGGTTGGCTGAACAGGTTTACTGAACGGGTTTTCTGAGCTTCTGCAACTTTGCTGTTGCTGATTGCCCCAATGCCAGTTTCTTGCTCAACTCCAGAGACTTCTCAATCGGCCGTTTGTCTTTTCTTCCTCGCCCCTTGCCCAAGTGTGCCTGCTCCTTCTTCCTCTCGCTTGCCCAGTCGATCGCGCTGGTTGCTGCTCGTCCTCTGTTGGGGCACGATCGGCCTAGCTAGTCTCTGGGCAATGCGCGAAGAATTTGATCTCTGGCGCACCTATTTCACCTGGGCTGCGGTGCGCTATGCCATTTTTTTCAACCGCTGGCCGGTTTTTGGCCTGTCCCTTTGCCTGGGGCTGACTGTCACCACGCTGATCGATTACGGTCGCCATTATTTCTGTGATCAGCAGCCCGATCGCCCACGTAAACCCTAAATGGGTCACAGGCGTAAACGCTTTAACCAACCCCCAGACCTAGGCATTTTCAGAACCGCGATCGCAAGTTGACTGTCGAGAAAAGTTGATAATAATAAAGAGTGAATTGCAGTGAGCGATCGCTCCTCTTGCTAATCGGGTTTAAGCAATTAGGCCAACGGCTCGATCGCCCCAATGGTTACTTATGCCGTTTACCGAGGAACTACGCCATGTCCGTTGAAATCATAGAAAAGAAGTCAGCCGCCACCATCCGTAAACCAGCACCTCGCTACAAAGTGCTGCTGCATAACGATGACTTTAATTCCATGGAATACGTGGTGGAAACGCTGTTACAAACCGTTAGCAGCCTTACCCAACCCCAAGCCGTTAACATCATGATGGAAGCCCATTTTAACGGCTTGGCTTTAGTGATTACCTGTGCCCAAGAACATGCGGAATTTTATTGCGAAACCCTCAAAAACAAAGGGCTAACCAGCACGATCGAGCCAGATGAATAGGAACCAATTCATCAGTCGTTTTGAGCGATTCTAAGGAACCAAAGACAAGGGGCTTAAGCCCCTTGTCTTCACCACTACTGGTGCTTTGCCAGTACCCCAAGTTATTGCTCAGACATCTTCTTGATCAGTTAATGGTTGCCCTATAAAGCAGACGGCTTGTACCCCAGCTTTTGGTAAACCGGGAGGGTGAAATGAAAACAACTCCCGCCGCCCGGCCGCTCATCAACCCAAATTTGTCCATAGTGGGCCCGAATCGCCCGCTGACAGGCAGCTAGCCCAATGCCATATCCTTCTGAGCGTTGATCTCGTTGCAGTCGGAATCGCTCTTTAAAGATGGAGCTACGTTGACTGTCGGGAATGCCGGGGCCACTGTCGCAAATGCTGACCTGCACATTCTGGGTGGTGCGGTGGAGGGCGGCCACATGGATTGTGCCCCCATCCGGCGTGTATTTCACGGCATTGTCCAGCAGGTTGGAAATCACTTGCCGAATTCGATCGGGGTCGGCATAAACCACCGGCAAGTCCTGGGGAATATCCGTTTCTAGGGTTTGGTGCTTCAGGTGAATTCGACTGCTGAAGGTGTCGATCACCGCGTGACACAGGGCCTTGAGATCAACGGACTGGGGTTGAATGTCGGCCTCTTGCCCCTCCCCTTGGGACACTTCCAACAGGTTGGCAATCAAGCGATCGATCGCCCGAATTTGCGATCGCGCCTGCATCAACAGTCGCTCCCGCAGGCTATCGGTCATCTGGGCCGCCTGAATGGTGTTGGGTCGATAGCTGGCCTCCAGGGTCTCGATCGCCATCGAAGCCGCCGCTAAAGGGTTTCGCAAATCGTGGGCCACAATCTCGATCGCCCGATCCTTAAACCGCAACAGTTCCCTTAACTCCGCCTTTTCCCGCCCTAACCGAAAGACTTCATCTGACAGACGAATCACCTCCGCCGCCGTTGCCAACGACGAGGGCGAACCATCCGTCGGCATCATGTCCATCGACTGGTTCTTCTCCGGCGAGTCCAAGCTGTCGTGAATTGCCTCCTGCCACCGCTCCCACCAAGCATCCAGTTGCTGGGCCAAGTCCATTCCCGTCAGGGTTTGGCGAGGGTGGGGATGCACCTTCACCAGCGCGGGCGTGGCAATCAGCCGGAAATGTTCAGCCACGTAGGGTTGCTCGGCCACGTCCACAATGTCGAAAGCAAAGGGATAGCGGGCTTTTAGGGCCTGTAATCGGCCCTGAATTAGGCTTGCTTGCTCCCAGGAACTGGAGCGGTGATCCACAAACAGAAGCAGTTGCAAGGGCGCGCGTGAGGCAGGGAAAGGATCGGGCGAAACCGACATAAGCGATGAACCATAAGATCAATAAGTTATGGATCGAGGCGGGCCTGCACCGTGACCATCCACCCGCATTCCAACCAAAAAGGCGCAAACTCTTTACAATCAACGTCAATCAAAATCAAGCTGCAAGCCAGTTGCAATCAAACTACATGCAAACGCCCATCAAGGGCAGTGGGGGGTGATGGAGCTGGCAGTGGTTGCCTCTGTCGATACCAATACCGTAGAAATGCCGTCGCTGGATCAACCGTTACTGGATCAAGGGTGGGGTTAGAAATGAGGCCGCAGGCTAAAAGTCGCCAGTCGGTTGCGTTCAGGCTAAGTTGAGCTTGAATGGGTGTTGATTTCTCCAGCCTATCGCTTTTTTCAGCGGGAGCTGCCAATTACGGTAAATCGGGAGGGGTGGAAGCGGCAATTCGATCGAGCGCCGAGCGGGCCGCCTTCGTCACGATCCCGGTTACAACTAGGGTGGCGATCAAACCCAAAACAAAGAGTAACCACTCGATCGGGCTTTTGGCTCGTTCTCCATACCCCGCAAACAGGCTAGCCAAGTCCCGAAAAGAAGCCCCGATATAGACATAAGCAACCGTTCCCGGCAACATCCCGATCGAAGCCAATAGGTAGTCTCGGATCGAAACCTGCGTTAGCCCCAACATATAGTTCAAGGCATTAAAGGGAAACAGCGGCGACAAGCGCATCAGCAACACAATCTTGAGGCCATCTTCTGCAATGGCGCGATCGATCGCCTGAAATTGTCGATTTCCAGCAATCCAGCGCTGTTCCACCCAATCCCGAATGCCATAGCGCCCCACCAGGAACGCCGCCAGCGACCCCAGCGTGGCCGCCCAGAAAACAATCACCGACCCCCAACCCACCCCAAACAGCACCCCGGCCCCCAAGGTCAACAGCGATCCGGGAACCAGCGCCACCGTGGCAACCACATACACAACCATGAAAGCGACACCGCTCCAGGGCCCCAGATGCATAATTTCCGATAAAACCCACTCCAAGAACGCCTGCACGCTAACCAGCCTCCCTCAACCCCAAATCGGTGAATTTCAAGAAATCCCTCGTTTTAGCCCCCCAATGCTCTCCGTCTATAAAAATCCGCATCTATAAATCTGCTTCTGCCAGCCATCAAGTCATCAAAAATTTTTGGAAAATCTTACTTGAAATTTAGCTTGATCTTTGCCTGATCGCTACTCGATAAATACTGAACCTATATCCCCTTCCTCGTGCTCTTCCCCATGGACAGTTAAAAGGCCTAAATCGAAATTTTCCCGATGAAGGCCCCGACAATAGCAGTAAAATGGTTCAATATTATCTATTGCCACAAAATATTGCCACAGAATTGATTCCCACAAAATCACTGGAGCAAAAGCTGCAACTAAAACGGTAACCAAATCCCACTAACCTTGAACTTGACTTTAGAATCTTTTCAGAATCACTTCGTGAATGTCCTATGGATCGGCCGTCCCAAACTCCAATTCCGCTGCCTTCACACATTCACTACGAACTACTTCTTCAGTTGCTGGAACGAGAAACCAGTGGCACTCTCAAACGAGGCACGGAGGAACACCGACAGCTCCAAGAATTGGTGGCCACCCTCCGCCGGGCACTCGCCGTTCAAAAACAGTTGGAAGCCAGTTGCCAAAACAAACAGCTCCCGATCGAATATCACTGGTCGTTGAATCTGCCAGCCGTTGGCCCTCTGAGCAACGCTGCCAAAGGCGAAGAATAATCCAGGATCAATGATCAATCAGGAACGATTGATTGATTGGCCAACTATCATCAATCAATTTCACCGATCAATGCTTGATCGAATTTTCATTTCGTATTGATCAATTTTTCATGATTGGCAGTTTGACTATAACCACCAAATTAGTGATTTTGGTTTGATATTGAAATAAATTCAAATGATTCAAGCAATTTCGATAACCTTTGAATAATTTCCAATTAAACTCACTATCGACTCTTTTTCTCCATTTGAATATTTTCTGAAAAAACTATCGCAGTTAATCAATAAAGTAATTTAGTTGCCAGCTTTAACTGATTAGAAATTGGCAAACCCAAAGCTGATTTGATCAGAAAATTAAAGATCAAAGGCTAACAGGCTAATTTAACGAATTTAAATTAACCAAAATAGATCAACATGGATTAATCAAGATCAAAGGATCGATTGATCACCAAAATTGCTGGCTTTTGCTCAATTTTTTGCCAGTTCAATTGGTTTCTCACGCCGTGCTCAGTTCCCAATCTTCCCAAGCAGGATGCCAAAGGCCCCAGGCGATCGCCCAAAGTGCTTGGGATAGCTCGTTTTGTAACCCATGGCGATCGCTAATTCTTAAGGATTGACCCAAGCCAGCCCGATCAAATCGACCCCATTTCAGAGAAGCTTGTGCCAGTTAGCGGCAGATTTATTTTGGTTTTGTCCATATTTTTAGCTGAATCCTAATTGCAAAAGATTCTTGTTTATGCCGATTCCGAAACCTGTAAAAACCCCTCCCAATTAAAGATCCAGCCCATCAACGACTCAAGACAAATCTGCCGGATCAGGCGATCGCTTACAGTTTCCAATTTGCAACAAACTGAAATAATTAGCAGGATTATTTTTATCGAATTGTGTCAGATCCTAGAATTGCAGATCAGCGCCAATCGGCGATCTGGTAAAAGTGCCTAGAGAGCAAGCGTTTTCGAGTTTCCATCCTCATCCAACCCAGCCGCAGGAGAGAGTACCGGATGTTCACCTACGTCAAGCCCGCCGTGCGCCACGTCCAACCCGAAGATCTTCGGGGGCGGTCTTTAGTCAAGGTGGTCTACGTCGTTCTGGAAGCGCAGTACCAGAGCGCCTTGACGGCAGCAGTCAAGTCGATTAATGCCAACAATCCGAATGTGGCCGTGGAAATCAGCGGCTATTTGATTGAAGAGCTGCGTAGCCCCGAAAATTACGAAGCTTTTTGTGATGATGTGGCCAGAGCCAACATCTTCATTGCTTCATTGATCTTTATTGAAGACCTGGCCGAAAAGGTGGTGGCCGCCGTGCAGCCCCACCGCGATCGCCTTGATGCGGCCGTGGTTTTCCCCTCCATGCCCCCCGTGATGCGGCTGAACAAGCTGGGCACCTTCTCGATGGCGCAATTGGGCCAGTCCAAGAGCGTGATCGGTGAGTTCATGAAGAAGCGCAAACAGCAAAACGGCAGCGGCTTTGAAGACGCGATGCTGAAGCTGTTGCGGACGCTGCCCAACGTGCTGAAATTCCTGCCCGTGGAAAAGGCGCAGGATGCCCGCAGTTTCATGCTCAGCTTCCAATATTGGCTGGGTGGTTCGCCGGAGAACCTGGAAAACTTCCTGCTGATGCTGGCCGATAAATATGTCTTTAAGACGGACAAATCGGGGCGCGATCAGTCAGTCGAAAAAATTGATTTGGACTATGCCGAGCCGGTGACCTATCCCGATATGGGGATTTGGCACCCGCTGGCTCCCAAGATGTTTGAGGACACGAACGAGTATTTGGCTTGGTATCGCAGCTCGTCCGTCGTGCCCGATGCGGTGCGTGATCCCGATGCGCCCTGTGTGGGTTTGGTGTTGCAGCGGACGCACTTGGTAACGGGTGATGACGCGCACTATGTGGGCATGGTGCAAGAGTTTGAAGCCCAAGGCGCGAAGGTGATCCCGGTGTTTGCCGGGGGCTTGGACTTCTCGAAGCCGGTGGATGAATATTTCTACTTGCCGAGCAAGAACGGCGGCGAACCGACCACGATCGTCGATGCGGTGGTGTCGCTGACGGGATTTGCCCTGGTGGGCGGCCCGGCCCGGCAGGATCATCCGAAGGCGATCGAATCCCTGAAGCGCCTGAACCGTCCCTACATGGTGGCGCTGCCGTTGGTGTTCCAAACCACCGAAGAGTGGGAAGAAAGCGAGCTGGGCTTGCACCCGATCCAGGTGGCCCTGCAAATCGCGATTCCTGAGTTGGACGGGGCGATCGAGCCGATTATCGTCTCCGGTCGCGACGGCAACACCGGCAAGGCGATCGCCCTGCAAGACCGAGTCCAGGCGATCGCCGAGCGCGCCCTCAAGTGGGCCAACCTGCGTCGCAAGCCGAAGCTGCACAAGAAAGTGGCGATCACCGTCTTCAGCTTCCCGCCGGACAAGGGCAACGTGGGCACGGCGGCCTATCTGGACGTGTTTGGCTCGATCCATGAGGTGCTGAAGGGGCTGCAACGGGAAGGCTACGACCTACGCGACGTGCCCGAGTCGCCCAAGGAACTGATGGAAGCCGTCCTCAAGGATGCCCAGGCCCAATACGCCAGCCCCGAGCTGAACGTGGCCTACCGGATGAGCGTGGCGGAATACGAAAAGCTCACTCCCTATTCCAAGAAGCTGGAAGAAAACTGGGGCAAACCGCCGGGGAACCTGAACAGCGACGGCCAAAACCTGCTGGTGTTCGGGAAGCATTTCGGCAACGTGTTCATCGGTGTGCAGCCCACCTTCGGCTACGAAGGTGACCCGATGTTGCTGCTGTTCTCGCGATCGGCTAGCCCCCACCACGGCTTTGCTGCCTACTACACCTACCTGGAAAAGGTCTGGGGCGCAGATGCGGTGCTGCACTTCGGCACCCACGGTTCGCTGGAGTTCATGCCCGGTAAGCAAATCGGCATGTCCAACGACTGCTATCCCGATAGCCTGATTGGTTCGATCCCCAACCTCTACTACTACGCGGCCAACAACCCCAGCGAAGCGACGATCGCTAAGCGCCGGGGCTACGCGGAAACCATTTCCTACCTGACCCCGCCCGCCGAAAACGCGGGTCTCTATAAGGGTCTGAAGGAACTGAGCGATCTGATCGGTTCCTACCAAACCCTGAAGGACACGGGCCGCGGCCCCTCGATCGTCGATGCGATTATCGAGCAAGCCCGCGCTGTCAACCTCGACAAAGACGTGAACTTGCCGGAAACGACCGCCAAGGACTTGACCGACAGCGAACGCGATACGGTGGTCGGCTCCGTCTACCGGAAGTTGATGGAAATTGAGTCGCGCCTGTTGCCTTGCGGCCTGCACGTGATTGGTAAGCCGCCGACGGCCGAAGAAGCGGTGGCCACCCTGGTCAACATTGCTGCACTCGATCGTCCCGAAGACGGGATCATCGCCCTGCCCCGGATCATCGCCAACAGCATCTATCGCGACATCGAAGAGATCTATCGCAACAGCGATAAGGGCGTGCTGGCCGATGTGGAACTGTTGCAACAAATCACCCTGGCCACCCGCACGGCAGTCAAGGCCATGGTTGATGCCCAAATCGACACCGATGGTCGCCTCTCGAAGCTAGCCAAGTTCAACTTCTTTGGCTTCGGCACGCAAAAGCAGCCCTGGGTTGAAGCCCTGGGCGAGGCTGGGTTTAACAACGTCGATCGCGACTCCCTAAAACCGTTGTTCGAGTACTTGGAATTCTGCCTCCAGCAAATCGTGGCCGACAACGAAATGGCCTCCCTGCTGCGGGCCCTCGAAGGGGAATACATCCTGCCCGGCCCCGGCGGCGACCCGGTTCGGAACCCGGAAGTGCTGCCCACGGGCAAGAACATGCACGCCCTCGATCCCCAGTCGATTCCGACCACGGCGGCGGTGCAGTCGGCCAAGGTGGTGGTTGATCGGCTGCTCGATCGCCAACGCCAAGACAACGGCGGCGCATACCCCGAGACGATCGCCTGCGTCCTC
This sequence is a window from Limnothrix sp. FACHB-406. Protein-coding genes within it:
- the clpS gene encoding ATP-dependent Clp protease adapter ClpS — translated: MSVEIIEKKSAATIRKPAPRYKVLLHNDDFNSMEYVVETLLQTVSSLTQPQAVNIMMEAHFNGLALVITCAQEHAEFYCETLKNKGLTSTIEPDE
- a CDS encoding histidine kinase, producing the protein MSVSPDPFPASRAPLQLLLFVDHRSSSWEQASLIQGRLQALKARYPFAFDIVDVAEQPYVAEHFRLIATPALVKVHPHPRQTLTGMDLAQQLDAWWERWQEAIHDSLDSPEKNQSMDMMPTDGSPSSLATAAEVIRLSDEVFRLGREKAELRELLRFKDRAIEIVAHDLRNPLAAASMAIETLEASYRPNTIQAAQMTDSLRERLLMQARSQIRAIDRLIANLLEVSQGEGQEADIQPQSVDLKALCHAVIDTFSSRIHLKHQTLETDIPQDLPVVYADPDRIRQVISNLLDNAVKYTPDGGTIHVAALHRTTQNVQVSICDSGPGIPDSQRSSIFKERFRLQRDQRSEGYGIGLAACQRAIRAHYGQIWVDERPGGGSCFHFTLPVYQKLGYKPSAL
- a CDS encoding TVP38/TMEM64 family protein; this translates as MQAFLEWVLSEIMHLGPWSGVAFMVVYVVATVALVPGSLLTLGAGVLFGVGWGSVIVFWAATLGSLAAFLVGRYGIRDWVEQRWIAGNRQFQAIDRAIAEDGLKIVLLMRLSPLFPFNALNYMLGLTQVSIRDYLLASIGMLPGTVAYVYIGASFRDLASLFAGYGERAKSPIEWLLFVLGLIATLVVTGIVTKAARSALDRIAASTPPDLP
- a CDS encoding DUF5340 family protein, whose translation is MDRPSQTPIPLPSHIHYELLLQLLERETSGTLKRGTEEHRQLQELVATLRRALAVQKQLEASCQNKQLPIEYHWSLNLPAVGPLSNAAKGEE
- a CDS encoding magnesium chelatase subunit H; this translates as MFTYVKPAVRHVQPEDLRGRSLVKVVYVVLEAQYQSALTAAVKSINANNPNVAVEISGYLIEELRSPENYEAFCDDVARANIFIASLIFIEDLAEKVVAAVQPHRDRLDAAVVFPSMPPVMRLNKLGTFSMAQLGQSKSVIGEFMKKRKQQNGSGFEDAMLKLLRTLPNVLKFLPVEKAQDARSFMLSFQYWLGGSPENLENFLLMLADKYVFKTDKSGRDQSVEKIDLDYAEPVTYPDMGIWHPLAPKMFEDTNEYLAWYRSSSVVPDAVRDPDAPCVGLVLQRTHLVTGDDAHYVGMVQEFEAQGAKVIPVFAGGLDFSKPVDEYFYLPSKNGGEPTTIVDAVVSLTGFALVGGPARQDHPKAIESLKRLNRPYMVALPLVFQTTEEWEESELGLHPIQVALQIAIPELDGAIEPIIVSGRDGNTGKAIALQDRVQAIAERALKWANLRRKPKLHKKVAITVFSFPPDKGNVGTAAYLDVFGSIHEVLKGLQREGYDLRDVPESPKELMEAVLKDAQAQYASPELNVAYRMSVAEYEKLTPYSKKLEENWGKPPGNLNSDGQNLLVFGKHFGNVFIGVQPTFGYEGDPMLLLFSRSASPHHGFAAYYTYLEKVWGADAVLHFGTHGSLEFMPGKQIGMSNDCYPDSLIGSIPNLYYYAANNPSEATIAKRRGYAETISYLTPPAENAGLYKGLKELSDLIGSYQTLKDTGRGPSIVDAIIEQARAVNLDKDVNLPETTAKDLTDSERDTVVGSVYRKLMEIESRLLPCGLHVIGKPPTAEEAVATLVNIAALDRPEDGIIALPRIIANSIYRDIEEIYRNSDKGVLADVELLQQITLATRTAVKAMVDAQIDTDGRLSKLAKFNFFGFGTQKQPWVEALGEAGFNNVDRDSLKPLFEYLEFCLQQIVADNEMASLLRALEGEYILPGPGGDPVRNPEVLPTGKNMHALDPQSIPTTAAVQSAKVVVDRLLDRQRQDNGGAYPETIACVLWGTDNIKTYGESLAQILWLVGVKPVPDALGRVNKLELVSLEELGRPRIDTVITCSGVFRDLFVNQMALLDRAVKMAAEADEPLEMNFVRKHAMAQAAELGINLRQAATRVFTNSSGSYSTNVGLAVENGTWEQEKDLQDMYLSRKSFAFSADNPGEMEQSRELLERALKTVDVTFQNLDSSEISMTDVSHYYDSDPTKVVASLRGDGKKPAAYMADTSTANAQVRTLSETVRLDARTKMLNPKWYEGMLSHGYEGVRELAKRLNNTLGWSATADAVDNWVYEDTNDTFIADPEMCKRLMDLNPHSFRRMLGTLLEANGRGYWDTSDENLDRLRDLYQEVEDRIEGIE